The Methanofervidicoccus sp. A16 genome has a segment encoding these proteins:
- a CDS encoding iron ABC transporter permease, whose translation MKYKRFLTVFFISLVILTLLSYVSIKEGTIPIKDEQLKKYLLEGTSGNPIIDKIIGKLRLPRTVGAIIVGMGIAVAGILMQGYFRNPLADPYLMGVASGASLGVVLYIFTSLLFNLGFPRSLYGFILAAYIGSLITMFVVINIARVVKQTATLLISGIMIGAIASGFTTIVVYTADFLGEERSELSGYLMWGMGSVNNLTWDQIRIMTSLIIPVVILSYILLSKKLDANLLGEMYAQSVGVDIKSLRRWLIVLSCILTATVVAFTGPIAFVGMVCPIISRMVVGTSKHLYVIPTTALLGSIFVLLADILTRPGVLIPTSSNNLPLLCPLSIIGAPIAILIYLKIRRMGI comes from the coding sequence TTGAAATACAAGAGGTTTCTAACGGTATTCTTTATATCACTTGTTATACTCACTCTTTTATCCTACGTAAGTATCAAAGAGGGTACTATTCCTATAAAGGATGAACAGTTGAAAAAATACCTCCTAGAGGGAACCTCTGGCAATCCTATTATTGATAAGATAATAGGGAAGTTAAGACTACCAAGAACTGTGGGAGCCATCATTGTCGGAATGGGGATTGCAGTTGCAGGGATACTTATGCAGGGATACTTCCGGAATCCTCTGGCAGATCCCTATCTAATGGGTGTGGCAAGTGGTGCCTCCTTAGGTGTTGTGTTGTATATATTCACATCTCTACTTTTCAACTTAGGGTTTCCTCGTTCACTATATGGCTTTATCCTTGCAGCCTATATAGGTTCTCTGATTACCATGTTTGTAGTTATCAACATCGCAAGGGTTGTTAAACAGACTGCAACCTTACTGATAAGCGGTATTATGATAGGTGCCATAGCCTCTGGATTTACCACTATAGTGGTATATACTGCAGACTTTCTCGGCGAGGAGAGATCTGAACTCTCTGGGTATCTTATGTGGGGTATGGGTTCTGTAAATAACTTAACTTGGGATCAGATCCGAATCATGACTTCACTAATCATCCCTGTAGTTATACTATCCTACATATTACTATCGAAAAAACTTGACGCCAATCTCCTTGGAGAGATGTACGCCCAGAGTGTAGGGGTTGATATAAAGAGTTTAAGGAGGTGGTTGATAGTACTCTCCTGTATATTAACTGCAACGGTAGTGGCTTTTACAGGGCCTATAGCCTTCGTGGGAATGGTATGTCCTATAATAAGTAGGATGGTAGTGGGAACTTCAAAACACCTCTATGTAATACCTACAACTGCCCTCTTAGGTTCCATATTTGTACTTCTTGCAGATATACTTACAAGACCTGGAGTTCTGATACCTACATCCTCTAACAATCTGCCTCTTCTATGTCCTCTATCTATAATAGGGGCGCCTATAGCTATACTGATATACTTAAAGATAAGGCGTATGGGGATATAA
- a CDS encoding iron ABC transporter permease, protein MSYYRYFVITTLLIFIAILVILCMYYGGNARSITLGDTTDFILYETKVMLNSIYHKITGEDLFYLPPLSEEKKFKYTLLKEVRFPPIFGAIIVGITLSACGLMLQTLFRNLLASPYTTGISSGVLFAVTLVIFIDSIAQLFSILNIDEKIVAGWCGGILSLIILLIIALRVKEVNGVLIVALLFSYLFRGISSYLIANGEELSIVEYYMFIVGSLTRVNLNNLLPLTLITLIFVIGSVFLIKPLNALLFGESYARSFGLDVKKIRVLILLLTSFVVGAIVPYLGLMAFVGIAAPYMARVVIKTSDHRWLLPTTMLLGIILMLVAHLISLKYWVPIHYLYGINRPAQILPVGSILEIIGGLLVVYLVYKGERKVRIQ, encoded by the coding sequence ATGAGTTATTATAGATACTTTGTAATAACTACTCTACTAATTTTTATAGCGATACTCGTTATACTATGTATGTACTATGGAGGAAATGCCAGATCTATCACCTTAGGAGATACTACAGATTTTATTCTATATGAAACAAAGGTTATGTTAAACAGCATATATCATAAAATCACTGGAGAGGATCTCTTCTATCTACCTCCTCTAAGTGAAGAGAAGAAATTTAAATATACACTTTTAAAAGAAGTACGTTTTCCCCCAATTTTCGGAGCCATTATTGTAGGGATAACCCTATCTGCATGTGGTTTAATGCTTCAGACACTCTTTAGGAATTTACTAGCCTCCCCCTATACTACAGGTATATCTAGCGGTGTACTATTTGCAGTTACTTTGGTAATATTTATAGACAGTATTGCACAACTCTTTTCCATCCTCAACATAGATGAGAAGATAGTTGCCGGCTGGTGTGGAGGTATATTATCCCTAATAATACTCCTTATAATAGCACTTAGAGTTAAGGAGGTAAATGGTGTTCTAATTGTTGCCCTCCTCTTCAGTTATCTCTTTAGAGGCATAAGTTCCTATTTAATAGCAAATGGAGAGGAACTCTCTATTGTAGAGTACTATATGTTCATAGTTGGAAGTTTAACAAGGGTTAATTTAAACAATCTTTTACCTCTTACCCTAATCACTTTAATCTTTGTGATAGGTAGTGTATTTTTAATAAAACCTCTAAACGCCTTACTCTTTGGTGAATCCTATGCTAGAAGTTTTGGATTAGATGTAAAAAAGATCAGAGTACTAATACTACTACTAACATCCTTCGTTGTTGGAGCCATAGTTCCCTACCTTGGACTTATGGCATTTGTAGGAATAGCAGCTCCCTATATGGCAAGAGTTGTAATAAAGACCTCCGACCATAGGTGGCTACTACCTACAACGATGCTATTAGGTATTATCTTGATGCTTGTCGCTCATCTAATATCCTTGAAGTATTGGGTACCTATCCACTACCTCTACGGTATAAACCGCCCTGCCCAAATCTTACCTGTAGGTTCTATCTTAGAAATAATAGGAGGATTGTTGGTGGTATATTTGGTATACAAAGGAGAGAGAAAAGTAAGAATACAGTAG